A single region of the Bacillus cereus genome encodes:
- a CDS encoding aminoglycoside phosphotransferase family protein — translation MQKVFGTSYLVSSVTKMHGGAQKVVYKIDCSNGFSCVLYVWDLTMNYFQEEIANGDIHEHSYSSDLFELNNKYLIQQGIQTPLLYDLNKERNRYPYDYALVEYVNGQKAEVYFQHSDSYVKDKVFQRIGDMLADMHANERLTHGKANQSRINTEKCHHLQMKNAKRALDYACQHIDSIRASHSNLLDTLYELESKIEPRSRYGFIHGELGPDHVLINDKLEPYLIDIEGAEFFDIEHEHSFLQFRFGDYYRYLKNGTLDPNRMLFYRFHHHISLTSGGLRLLHRGFPNQQFAKDLIDHHSRCALHFIEG, via the coding sequence ATGCAAAAAGTCTTTGGTACCAGTTATTTGGTTTCTAGTGTAACGAAAATGCATGGTGGTGCACAAAAGGTAGTCTATAAGATTGACTGCAGCAATGGATTTTCCTGCGTTCTGTATGTTTGGGATCTTACCATGAATTATTTTCAAGAAGAAATAGCAAACGGAGATATACATGAGCACTCCTATAGTAGTGATTTATTTGAATTAAATAACAAGTATTTAATCCAACAAGGAATTCAAACTCCCCTTCTATATGATCTGAATAAGGAAAGAAACCGTTATCCTTATGATTATGCTCTCGTTGAATATGTAAATGGACAAAAGGCAGAAGTTTATTTTCAACATTCCGATTCATATGTTAAAGATAAAGTGTTTCAGCGGATAGGAGATATGCTGGCAGACATGCATGCTAACGAGAGACTTACTCATGGGAAAGCGAATCAAAGTAGGATCAACACGGAAAAATGTCATCACTTGCAAATGAAGAATGCAAAAAGAGCTTTAGATTACGCATGCCAACATATTGACAGCATCAGGGCTAGTCATAGCAATCTACTCGATACATTGTACGAGCTTGAATCAAAAATTGAACCAAGAAGTCGTTATGGATTTATACATGGGGAACTCGGCCCTGATCATGTATTAATTAATGACAAACTAGAACCTTATTTGATTGATATCGAAGGAGCCGAGTTCTTTGATATTGAGCATGAGCACAGTTTTTTGCAGTTTCGATTTGGGGATTATTATCGATATTTAAAGAATGGTACTCTCGATCCCAACAGGATGTTATTCTATCGATTCCATCATCATATATCCTTAACTTCAGGCGGGTTGAGATTGCTTCACAGAGGATTTCCGAATCAACAATTTGCAAAAGATCTAATCGATCACCATTCCCGTTGTGCACTGCATTTTATTGAAGGTTGA
- a CDS encoding VOC family protein, translated as MIKGFGGIFWRTNNLDVIKKWYSEVLKIEIENWNGTVIKPELGTETIFSFFTENDSYFPTEQQVMLNFQVHNLNETIQHLEHIGVPLEKKEEISEFGKFIWIKDPEGRLIELWEK; from the coding sequence ATGATAAAAGGTTTCGGAGGAATATTTTGGAGAACTAACAATCTTGATGTTATAAAAAAATGGTACAGTGAAGTGTTGAAGATTGAAATAGAAAATTGGAATGGGACTGTGATTAAACCTGAATTAGGAACTGAGACTATCTTTTCTTTCTTTACCGAGAATGACAGTTATTTTCCAACAGAACAACAAGTGATGTTAAATTTCCAAGTACATAATCTAAACGAGACTATTCAGCATCTTGAACATATTGGTGTACCTCTTGAAAAGAAAGAAGAGATTAGTGAATTTGGAAAGTTTATTTGGATTAAAGATCCTGAAGGTCGATTGATCGAACTTTGGGAGAAATAG
- a CDS encoding putative protein N(5)-glutamine methyltransferase gives MKIEKCIVSKLRSAGCVFAEDETRLLMSEALTPEDLMKMVEMRVNGLPLEYVVGYTEFCGLRIEVDRGVFVPRKRTEFLVHQTEVLLRSSDIIVDLCCGSGAVGAALASALGRVELYSVDIDPIAVQCASRNVTNFGGHAFEGDLYKALPDSLKGHVNILVANVPYVPTEIIKFLPREARLYEPNVTLDGGDDGLNILRRVAEEALLWLALDGHLLIETSEVQAPQAFEIFAAAGLSTKVARNKELDATVIIGSNSSF, from the coding sequence ATGAAAATAGAAAAATGTATAGTTAGCAAGCTTCGGAGCGCTGGTTGTGTTTTCGCAGAAGATGAGACCCGGTTACTTATGTCAGAGGCACTAACTCCAGAGGACCTTATGAAAATGGTAGAAATGCGAGTCAACGGTCTACCTCTGGAATACGTTGTTGGATACACGGAGTTTTGTGGTCTACGAATAGAAGTGGATCGAGGTGTTTTTGTACCACGTAAACGTACCGAGTTCCTTGTTCATCAAACAGAGGTCCTGTTGCGTTCTAGCGATATCATTGTTGATCTATGTTGTGGATCAGGTGCTGTGGGTGCCGCACTGGCATCAGCTTTGGGACGAGTTGAATTGTATTCTGTTGACATTGACCCTATCGCAGTACAATGCGCTAGCCGTAATGTAACGAATTTTGGCGGTCATGCTTTTGAAGGTGACTTGTATAAAGCTCTACCAGACTCACTTAAGGGTCATGTAAATATCCTAGTTGCGAACGTACCTTACGTTCCTACCGAAATAATAAAGTTTCTCCCCCGTGAGGCACGCCTATATGAACCAAATGTAACGCTTGACGGAGGGGACGATGGTCTTAACATTCTACGAAGAGTCGCAGAAGAAGCTTTACTCTGGTTAGCTTTGGATGGACATCTTTTAATAGAGACGAGCGAAGTTCAGGCACCTCAGGCCTTTGAAATCTTTGCTGCTGCTGGGCTTAGCACAAAAGTCGCTAGAAACAAGGAACTGGATGCTACTGTCATTATCGGTTCTAATTCTAGCTTTTAG
- a CDS encoding short-chain fatty acid transporter: protein MFRSFTNGCVALVQRFLPEPFILSCLLTVFVIFFGMFATHQTPVEMITHWGNGIWGLLAFSMQMALVLVTGSALANAPLIKKGLTKAAKLPKTNGQGIIAISIVSLLGAYINWGFGIVVSVLYAKEVARQLDGLDYRLAIASSYSGFLIWHAGLSASIPLTLATGGETLIKTTAGSIKEAIPITETLFSPYALVPVIIFLITMPLINKAMHPDEKHTITVDPSVFREEAAAQEVEQKTFAEKMENSMIITLCIGLLGLIYIFNYFSTKGFNLTLDIVIFMLLIAGLIFHRTPIQYIRAFSDSTKSASGILLQFPFYAGIMGMMIGVNSEGLSLGGAISTFFISISNETTFPLFTFLSAGIVNIFVPSGGGQWAVQAPIMIPAGAELGVPAAKTAMAIAWGDAWTNLIQPFWALPALAIAGLGARDIMGFCVVNLLYAGFIISLCFLFI, encoded by the coding sequence TTGTTTCGTTCGTTTACAAATGGATGTGTTGCCCTTGTGCAACGTTTCTTGCCAGAACCGTTTATTTTATCATGTTTATTAACTGTTTTCGTTATCTTCTTCGGCATGTTTGCCACGCACCAAACACCGGTAGAAATGATCACGCACTGGGGCAATGGCATTTGGGGACTTCTCGCCTTTTCTATGCAAATGGCTCTTGTACTCGTGACAGGATCTGCTTTAGCAAATGCCCCACTTATTAAAAAAGGGTTAACGAAAGCAGCGAAACTACCGAAAACGAACGGCCAAGGTATTATCGCAATTTCAATTGTAAGTTTACTAGGAGCATACATAAACTGGGGATTTGGTATTGTTGTCTCTGTTTTATATGCAAAAGAAGTGGCAAGACAGTTAGACGGATTAGATTATAGGTTAGCAATCGCTTCTTCTTACTCCGGATTTCTCATTTGGCATGCAGGCCTTTCTGCTTCTATCCCTCTTACGTTAGCAACAGGCGGCGAAACTTTAATCAAAACGACGGCTGGAAGTATTAAAGAAGCGATTCCAATAACAGAAACGTTATTCTCACCATACGCTCTCGTTCCAGTCATTATCTTTTTAATTACGATGCCTCTCATTAATAAAGCAATGCATCCAGATGAAAAACATACGATTACAGTGGATCCAAGTGTATTCCGTGAAGAAGCTGCAGCTCAAGAAGTAGAGCAAAAAACATTCGCTGAAAAAATGGAAAATAGTATGATTATTACACTTTGCATCGGGCTATTAGGTCTTATTTATATTTTTAACTATTTTAGTACGAAAGGCTTTAACCTTACACTTGATATCGTTATTTTTATGTTATTGATTGCGGGTCTTATTTTCCACCGTACTCCGATTCAATATATTCGCGCTTTCTCTGACTCAACAAAGAGCGCTTCTGGTATTTTACTTCAGTTTCCGTTCTATGCTGGAATTATGGGCATGATGATTGGAGTAAATAGTGAAGGGCTTTCGCTTGGAGGAGCTATTTCTACTTTCTTTATTAGCATTTCAAATGAAACTACTTTCCCGCTCTTTACATTTTTAAGTGCTGGAATTGTTAATATTTTCGTTCCTTCTGGAGGCGGTCAATGGGCAGTGCAAGCACCAATTATGATTCCAGCTGGCGCTGAACTTGGTGTACCTGCTGCGAAAACAGCGATGGCCATTGCATGGGGCGATGCTTGGACAAATTTAATTCAACCTTTCTGGGCATTACCGGCATTAGCAATAGCTGGTTTAGGCGCTCGTGATATTATGGGATTTTGTGTTGTTAATTTACTTTATGCAGGATTTATCATTAGTCTGTGTTTCTTATTTATTTAA
- a CDS encoding group-specific protein, translated as MTELDRIIKCCNCDDELFRTYITCLLQLKKCSEAFQQVQIQLRNDYLIRGICEREVDEVVRGSKEYEIHFLPKVLQWNFLRENPHLIEKICEDFFAFEALNLTEIEWKMIINCMGNK; from the coding sequence ATGACTGAACTTGATCGTATTATAAAATGTTGCAATTGTGATGACGAACTTTTTCGGACGTATATTACGTGTTTACTTCAATTGAAGAAGTGTAGCGAAGCGTTTCAACAAGTTCAAATACAATTAAGAAATGATTATTTAATAAGAGGGATTTGTGAAAGAGAAGTGGATGAGGTAGTACGAGGAAGTAAAGAATATGAAATACATTTTCTTCCTAAAGTATTACAGTGGAATTTCTTGAGGGAAAATCCACATTTGATTGAAAAAATATGTGAAGATTTTTTTGCATTTGAGGCATTAAATCTTACGGAGATAGAGTGGAAGATGATTATAAATTGCATGGGAAATAAATGA
- a CDS encoding NAD(P)H-dependent oxidoreductase, with protein sequence MDVLIIYAHPNPSSFNGAILERVQKGLQKTNHSVTVLDLYKEQFDPVLVFNEEKKRRDLLYEEETKRYRELVKAADTLLFIYPIWWWGMPAILKGFIDRIFIAGFAYKYEGALPKGLLKGKKAWVINTLDSPLWYVALLYRSADWIMMKREKWLLQIEEKAHTL encoded by the coding sequence GTGGACGTACTAATTATATACGCTCATCCTAATCCTTCAAGCTTTAACGGGGCAATTTTAGAGCGTGTGCAAAAAGGACTACAGAAGACAAATCATTCTGTTACGGTACTTGATTTATATAAGGAACAATTTGATCCAGTACTTGTATTTAATGAAGAGAAAAAAAGACGGGATTTACTATATGAAGAAGAGACGAAGCGATATAGAGAATTAGTGAAAGCAGCGGATACTCTTCTTTTCATATATCCGATATGGTGGTGGGGCATGCCTGCTATTTTAAAAGGATTTATCGATCGTATTTTTATAGCTGGATTTGCTTATAAATATGAAGGAGCCCTGCCGAAAGGTTTATTGAAAGGAAAGAAAGCATGGGTTATTAATACGTTAGACTCACCGTTATGGTACGTGGCACTATTATATCGATCAGCGGATTGGATTATGATGAAGCGAGAAAAGTGGTTATTACAAATAGAAGAAAAGGCTCATACATTATGA
- a CDS encoding SWIM zinc finger family protein: MYAYLLKDITKWIPKYIIDKGYEYYEEGHVEDVDIHDKKVFAFVTGNAGNYEVIIDLEDFTESSCECPYENFCKHMAAVVYDIQGAGESTVKEKLNGLEKEELLTVLNRLLQSSKNVQIVEKMLKKGKR, from the coding sequence ATGTACGCTTACTTATTAAAAGATATAACGAAATGGATTCCCAAGTACATTATAGATAAAGGTTATGAATATTATGAAGAGGGACATGTAGAAGATGTTGACATACACGATAAGAAAGTATTTGCTTTTGTTACTGGGAATGCAGGGAATTATGAAGTGATTATTGATCTAGAAGATTTTACAGAAAGTAGCTGTGAGTGTCCATATGAGAATTTTTGTAAGCATATGGCGGCAGTTGTTTATGATATTCAAGGTGCTGGTGAGAGTACGGTTAAAGAGAAACTGAACGGTCTAGAAAAAGAAGAGTTACTAACAGTATTAAATCGTTTGTTACAAAGTTCGAAAAATGTACAAATCGTAGAGAAGATGTTAAAGAAGGGGAAACGTTAA
- a CDS encoding ECF transporter S component produces MSKRYVAFIICIFIVIIGTLLFTTLIMDGYYMLSSLFLLAIIMLPFYIRFERKAFVSREIVIVAVLAAIAAVSRVPFSILPSVQPTSFVIIVSAIVFGSETGFMIGATAAIVSNIFLGQGPWTPWQMFSWGMIGFIAGLLRNTFLMKKLWGRLLYGFVVGFLFGWIMNFWGLLGFIQEATWETVIAYYVASFSFDLSHAISNVIFLLLFSTSWITILTRFKKKYGILDEHKVT; encoded by the coding sequence GTGTCCAAACGATATGTTGCATTCATAATTTGTATTTTTATAGTAATAATAGGCACATTACTCTTTACTACACTTATCATGGACGGTTATTACATGTTAAGTAGTTTGTTTTTATTAGCTATCATTATGTTACCTTTCTATATCCGTTTTGAAAGGAAGGCGTTTGTTTCACGTGAAATTGTTATCGTTGCTGTGTTAGCGGCGATCGCAGCAGTTAGCCGGGTACCATTTTCGATATTACCGAGTGTACAACCGACTTCGTTTGTTATTATCGTTTCTGCAATTGTATTTGGGAGCGAAACTGGCTTTATGATTGGGGCAACGGCAGCTATCGTGTCTAACATCTTTTTAGGTCAAGGTCCGTGGACGCCGTGGCAAATGTTCTCTTGGGGTATGATCGGTTTTATAGCGGGATTACTCCGAAATACATTTTTGATGAAAAAACTGTGGGGAAGACTGTTGTACGGATTCGTCGTTGGATTTTTATTTGGTTGGATTATGAATTTCTGGGGTCTTCTCGGTTTTATACAGGAAGCAACGTGGGAAACAGTTATTGCTTACTATGTCGCAAGTTTTTCTTTCGATCTTAGTCATGCGATATCGAATGTTATTTTCCTTCTGTTATTTAGCACTTCATGGATTACGATCCTCACAAGATTTAAAAAGAAATATGGTATATTAGATGAGCATAAGGTGACATAG
- a CDS encoding ABC transporter ATP-binding protein: MDMVAHAEIKNLSFIYADENEYALQHISLSVQKGEFIVLAGGSGSGKTTLLKHFKKELLPIGTRSGHTYYEGVLLEDVPDLLSAQEIGMVFQNPENQLVMDTVIQELAFSLENIGLPSHIIQKRIAELISFLGFQDLLHQSVHTLSGGQKQLVNLAAVLVMQPKLLLLDEPTAQLDPIAAKEFLGLLKRINEELGITIVLSEHRLDEVIPLATRVVCMDNGRIIYDGTSKSVIANMWEVEKFHPFIPQIPRLFLEWNVEDIPFTVREAQMKMNDFSAISYRNGQVEQCEKQEVILSAEHISFQYEKNSPLILRDLTVNIEKGKWTALVGKNGTGKSTLLTILAGLQKARRGKVKWNGKVIHKIDSKERFKSIGYVSQHPYYHFTFDTVWEEVYERANELYGEEGKVIAEEMLKKFWLDSLKERHPHDCSGGEQQLLALCTTLLSKPTLLLLDEPTKGLDPWKKERVGELFKQLQKEGTTIVMATHDIEFAAKYVDQCMMLFDGKVIMNDAPKEFFSGNFFYTTSINRFIRKELPFALTWEDVYEACPNDMLHS, encoded by the coding sequence ATGGATATGGTGGCGCATGCAGAAATAAAGAATTTATCATTTATATATGCTGATGAAAATGAATACGCGTTACAGCATATTTCTCTTTCTGTTCAAAAAGGAGAATTTATAGTACTTGCTGGTGGTTCAGGATCTGGGAAGACAACTTTATTGAAACATTTTAAAAAGGAGTTACTTCCAATTGGTACACGTTCTGGGCATACATATTATGAGGGTGTTTTATTAGAAGATGTACCAGATTTATTATCTGCACAAGAAATTGGTATGGTATTTCAAAATCCAGAAAATCAGCTCGTAATGGATACAGTTATTCAAGAATTAGCATTCTCTTTAGAAAATATCGGGTTACCATCACATATTATTCAAAAAAGAATAGCGGAACTCATTAGCTTTTTAGGATTTCAAGATTTATTGCACCAATCTGTTCATACGTTATCTGGTGGTCAAAAACAACTAGTAAATTTAGCGGCAGTATTAGTCATGCAGCCGAAGCTACTATTACTGGATGAACCGACAGCGCAGCTAGATCCGATTGCTGCAAAAGAGTTTTTAGGATTGTTAAAACGTATTAATGAAGAACTTGGAATTACGATAGTTTTAAGTGAACATCGTTTAGATGAAGTTATACCGCTCGCAACACGTGTTGTTTGTATGGATAATGGCAGAATCATTTATGATGGTACTTCTAAAAGTGTGATAGCGAACATGTGGGAAGTAGAAAAGTTCCATCCATTCATTCCACAAATTCCAAGATTGTTTTTAGAATGGAATGTAGAAGATATTCCGTTTACAGTACGAGAAGCGCAAATGAAAATGAATGATTTTTCAGCGATATCATATAGGAATGGGCAAGTAGAACAATGTGAAAAGCAAGAAGTGATTTTAAGTGCAGAACATATATCTTTTCAATATGAGAAAAATAGTCCACTTATTTTGCGAGATTTAACAGTAAACATCGAAAAAGGAAAATGGACAGCTCTAGTTGGGAAAAACGGAACTGGGAAGTCTACACTGTTAACGATTTTAGCAGGATTGCAAAAAGCTAGAAGAGGTAAGGTAAAGTGGAATGGAAAAGTGATACATAAAATTGATTCGAAAGAACGATTTAAAAGTATAGGGTATGTATCGCAACATCCGTATTATCATTTTACATTTGATACAGTATGGGAAGAGGTTTATGAGCGTGCTAATGAATTATATGGTGAAGAGGGAAAAGTAATAGCAGAAGAAATGTTGAAAAAGTTCTGGTTAGATTCACTTAAAGAGCGCCATCCACATGATTGTAGCGGCGGAGAGCAGCAATTACTAGCATTATGTACAACGTTATTATCAAAGCCAACTTTATTATTACTCGATGAGCCGACAAAGGGACTAGATCCATGGAAAAAGGAAAGAGTAGGAGAGCTGTTTAAACAGTTGCAAAAAGAAGGTACAACAATTGTAATGGCAACGCATGATATTGAATTTGCAGCAAAATATGTAGATCAATGCATGATGTTATTTGATGGGAAAGTTATTATGAATGATGCACCGAAAGAGTTCTTTAGTGGTAACTTCTTTTATACAACATCTATTAATCGATTCATCCGTAAAGAGTTACCGTTTGCATTAACGTGGGAGGATGTGTACGAAGCGTGTCCAAACGATATGTTGCATTCATAA
- a CDS encoding energy-coupling factor transporter transmembrane component T → MKISFSSLHPFVNFFYYIGVMILCMMCLHPLFLIGAIILIVILNIVQGNGDKIRKMLPSTIVFFLMVILFNSLLTHRGATTLFWLGDSRIKLEACMYGLVMGLLLVAIMFTFASYNDIISSHKFLYLFSRISPKVALLTMITVRFVPLFIRRLKKITLVQKTKGVQLDSGSLIERIKNGMKLLQVLLVCSLEDALQTADSMQARGFGVTKRTTYIRYRMERRDWYTLSYLSILFIASFIFSYYGGGKLIIYPKVESILFQQYDGMMFLLFMMFVSLPIMMEGREWIWWRMQK, encoded by the coding sequence ATGAAAATAAGCTTTTCTTCTTTACATCCTTTTGTGAATTTTTTCTATTATATTGGGGTGATGATACTATGTATGATGTGTCTTCATCCTCTTTTTTTAATTGGAGCGATTATACTAATAGTAATTTTAAATATAGTACAAGGGAATGGCGATAAAATAAGAAAGATGCTACCTAGTACTATCGTGTTCTTTTTGATGGTTATTTTATTTAACTCTTTATTAACACATAGAGGAGCGACTACGTTATTTTGGTTAGGAGATAGCCGGATTAAGCTTGAGGCCTGTATGTATGGACTTGTTATGGGATTATTATTAGTTGCAATTATGTTTACGTTTGCTTCGTATAATGATATTATTTCGAGTCATAAATTTTTATATTTATTTTCCAGAATTTCACCGAAAGTAGCATTGTTAACGATGATTACAGTGAGGTTTGTTCCTTTGTTTATTAGGCGGTTAAAGAAAATTACACTCGTCCAAAAAACGAAAGGTGTGCAATTAGATTCAGGTTCACTCATTGAGCGTATAAAAAATGGGATGAAATTACTGCAAGTGTTATTAGTTTGTTCGTTAGAAGATGCACTACAAACAGCAGATTCTATGCAAGCTCGTGGATTTGGTGTAACAAAACGTACGACTTATATTCGGTATAGAATGGAAAGACGCGATTGGTACACGCTAAGTTATTTAAGTATTCTATTTATAGCCTCATTCATATTTAGTTATTATGGAGGAGGGAAATTAATCATCTATCCGAAAGTGGAATCAATACTATTCCAGCAATACGATGGAATGATGTTTTTATTATTTATGATGTTTGTTAGTTTACCAATTATGATGGAAGGAAGGGAATGGATATGGTGGCGCATGCAGAAATAA
- a CDS encoding DUF4430 domain-containing protein encodes MSKMKWFISLVLSLGLLAGCEETAVKPEKKAEPKQEEQKEVAKQEEQKDVPKPEEKQQEEQKDKQEQKVEEKQKEEKAQAQPEVKKEEQPKEQPAANKQPEQQKVQEEKPQPQKAPEEKEEAKVVNQPKETPKQEQKEDPNKGQKVTVPAPPTPVPDPVPPVPDPIIPKPKQVTISVKGHEGYILGAKKVDVQEGDTVYSVLKSTGLELDVMGSKGDIYVKGINDLYEKDITETSGWKYRVNGAFPNYSAGVVKVKPGDTIEWVFVLK; translated from the coding sequence ATGAGTAAGATGAAATGGTTCATTTCTTTAGTTCTTTCATTGGGATTATTAGCCGGATGTGAAGAAACGGCTGTAAAGCCTGAGAAGAAGGCAGAACCGAAGCAAGAAGAGCAAAAAGAAGTAGCGAAACAGGAAGAACAAAAAGATGTACCGAAACCGGAAGAGAAACAACAAGAAGAGCAGAAAGATAAACAAGAACAGAAAGTAGAAGAGAAACAAAAAGAAGAAAAAGCGCAGGCACAACCGGAAGTAAAGAAAGAAGAGCAACCAAAGGAACAGCCTGCTGCAAATAAACAACCGGAACAACAAAAAGTACAAGAAGAGAAACCTCAGCCGCAGAAAGCGCCAGAAGAAAAAGAAGAAGCAAAGGTTGTTAATCAGCCAAAAGAAACACCAAAGCAGGAGCAAAAAGAAGATCCAAATAAAGGTCAAAAAGTAACTGTACCAGCTCCCCCAACACCGGTACCAGATCCAGTACCGCCAGTGCCAGATCCAATAATACCAAAACCTAAACAAGTTACTATCTCCGTAAAAGGACATGAAGGATATATATTAGGTGCGAAGAAGGTTGATGTACAAGAAGGTGACACTGTTTATAGTGTGCTAAAGAGCACAGGGCTAGAGCTTGATGTAATGGGATCTAAAGGTGATATTTATGTAAAAGGTATTAATGATTTATATGAAAAAGATATTACTGAAACTAGTGGATGGAAATATCGTGTGAACGGTGCTTTTCCAAACTATAGTGCTGGTGTAGTGAAAGTAAAACCAGGAGATACAATCGAGTGGGTGTTTGTATTAAAATAG
- a CDS encoding DUF4430 domain-containing protein — protein sequence MAMLKKWLLTSLMAVALVFVSFTNTVHITFAEGKTAKLAIIGESQKGIMLCPKEVSIEDGETAFSLLQKVMGDKVTSENMSFGTYIKGIDGLMAGATSGWLYDVNDQSAEVGADSYKLESGDVVAFRYVADWSNMSQETLQQTLDKFGTCKTVEEPKTEEPKPEEPKTEKPDGKTEEPKPEEPKTEKPDGKTEEPKSEDKTTEQPKQEKVEIPVAQLNEAISKTSEKMLQDGIGSDWVAIGLARSGVNIPLETKISYVQPVAEKVKKRLNRFSATDLARTIIMMNAMNVDPTKVEGQNLVQNLFESDKVNSVTGYAFTLLALDTKKYEVPVEAKWNRTTLVQALLQSQHTDGGWTYDSSSSKESASSVDVTSMVLAALAPYQDQTDVKPAIQKAVDYLYKQQLGNGGFAADGRENSNSTAQAIMGLSLVKDVDHDRLNKAVQNLMSYQLPNGEFKWLPSDQKGSGMATEQAFLALLQFKDLGKSIYDWSNVVENEIDTKPIVEPETTVEEKEVVEQPKQQEQLQKQPKDENLKVVVDNERVNKETSKNKNQLPQTGASSHSAATEVGMGVLCIASAYVLWRRKAA from the coding sequence ATGGCAATGTTAAAGAAATGGCTGCTTACATCATTAATGGCAGTGGCACTTGTATTTGTTTCTTTTACGAATACAGTACATATTACGTTTGCTGAAGGAAAGACAGCGAAACTTGCAATTATTGGTGAATCACAAAAAGGAATTATGTTATGTCCAAAAGAAGTTTCCATTGAAGATGGAGAAACAGCTTTTAGTTTGCTACAAAAAGTCATGGGTGACAAGGTAACATCTGAAAATATGTCATTTGGAACGTATATAAAGGGTATCGATGGATTAATGGCCGGAGCAACGAGCGGTTGGTTATATGATGTAAATGACCAATCTGCAGAAGTTGGTGCGGATAGTTATAAATTAGAGTCTGGGGATGTTGTTGCATTTCGTTACGTTGCAGACTGGAGCAATATGAGTCAAGAAACATTGCAACAAACGCTGGATAAATTTGGAACTTGCAAAACTGTAGAAGAGCCAAAGACAGAGGAACCGAAACCAGAGGAACCGAAAACAGAAAAACCAGATGGTAAAACAGAGGAACCAAAACCAGAAGAACCGAAAACAGAAAAACCAGACGGTAAAACAGAAGAACCAAAATCAGAAGATAAAACAACAGAACAACCAAAGCAAGAGAAAGTTGAAATTCCAGTAGCACAATTAAATGAAGCAATTTCTAAAACGTCAGAAAAGATGTTACAAGATGGAATTGGTAGTGATTGGGTTGCGATTGGACTCGCTCGTTCAGGTGTAAATATTCCACTTGAAACGAAAATAAGCTATGTTCAGCCAGTAGCTGAAAAGGTTAAGAAGCGTTTAAATCGTTTTTCAGCAACAGATTTAGCTAGAACGATTATTATGATGAATGCAATGAATGTAGATCCTACAAAGGTAGAGGGACAAAATTTAGTACAAAATTTATTTGAATCAGATAAAGTGAATTCTGTTACAGGATACGCATTTACATTACTTGCATTAGATACAAAGAAATATGAGGTTCCAGTTGAAGCGAAATGGAATCGAACTACTTTAGTACAAGCACTTTTACAGTCACAGCATACAGACGGTGGCTGGACGTATGATAGTTCAAGTAGTAAAGAAAGTGCTAGTAGCGTTGATGTAACAAGTATGGTATTAGCTGCATTAGCTCCTTATCAAGATCAAACAGATGTAAAGCCAGCTATCCAAAAAGCTGTTGATTATTTATACAAGCAGCAGCTAGGTAATGGTGGTTTTGCCGCTGATGGACGAGAGAATTCTAATAGTACTGCACAAGCAATTATGGGACTATCGCTAGTTAAAGATGTAGATCACGATCGTCTTAATAAAGCAGTACAAAATTTAATGTCATACCAGCTTCCAAATGGTGAGTTCAAATGGTTACCGAGTGATCAAAAAGGTAGCGGAATGGCTACAGAGCAAGCATTTTTAGCTTTACTTCAGTTTAAAGATCTTGGAAAATCGATTTATGATTGGTCAAATGTAGTAGAGAATGAAATCGATACGAAACCAATTGTAGAGCCAGAGACAACTGTAGAAGAAAAAGAAGTTGTAGAACAGCCGAAACAACAAGAACAGTTACAAAAACAACCAAAAGATGAAAATCTGAAAGTTGTTGTAGATAACGAACGAGTTAATAAAGAAACAAGCAAGAATAAGAATCAATTACCACAAACAGGAGCATCTTCTCATAGTGCAGCAACAGAAGTAGGTATGGGTGTATTATGTATTGCTTCTGCATATGTATTATGGAGACGTAAAGCAGCTTAA